The genomic interval gctgtcgtgcaatcggcacgtttaatactaGAGGCGCTCCggaacttagtttttcgtcatgtaTAGAGTGGCCCCCCTGTGCGTGCACTCGATGGACTCTCGATCGAAGATATAGTTCCAAGGCTTCTTGAGTGCAGTCTTCCAGAAAATTCTCTGTCTACAGCAGACCACCTGTTCTAATATGTGAATGTCTGAGAATGTAAGGTTAAAGTCCTTTGTGGATAACttggttatttattattgaaaacgCGCCATGAGGGCATGAAATTGCTTTTGACGAGATGAGGTTAGAACGGATTTTCTTTTGACGGAGActtttaatgtatgtaaataactaGGAGACggcatataattatgtagctgcaatataatacatattattatttaaaggtaaagatacgtatttatttatgtattgaaGAACCATGATGAGAAAATTTTCGCCAGCAGTGGAACAAAATAGGTTATGTACTAAACACTAATTATATTCCttaacttaataaatttaaatttatattggaaataaaactacatttacctaataaaattaaaggcATAACCGGGTTGGTAAAATTCCGGCTCCAGAAACTgaacacattttattattcacCTCTCAAAATCCTCTACGTCCTTGCTTAGCTGTTATGGAATCATGAATGTATGCAGTGCGTGCCCCGGATGGTATGCCTATCCATTGcccctgaagggctagcacggggcgcaattaagacgtgacagaagttctccgtcgcgctcgctcttgaggctgttggaattagaataatgttaggcccgggtctcctatttactccgtaggtcgcgtcaagtgtcaccgccgcaGGCCGCGTCGCGATGCTcatacatctacgcgccaaacgtcggcgtgtgagggagaccgcatcagtacatttctatagtgagcatcgtgacgcggcctacggcgtgacgctggacgcgacctacggcgtaaataggagaccaaggccttatATAAACCTAACACTCTTTAGTATTTGTCAATGGAATTGTCAACACTGAAAAAATGTATATCTGTCTCTCTTGCTCCATGTGTATCTTTGTGCGTTGTGCGATCTATCTAATAAATAGTAATCTCAAGTAATACGCCCGTATTTTCAATCAACTGCCTGTATTTCATCAGGTTATGGGCCCAGGCATCGCGATTGTTAAAAGTTATAGTATATTTTCGCGTATTTTCAGCATAAATACGGTTAAAAGTTTTAACCTAATACCGGCGGACGACCGGCAAACATGACGTCGTCTTCAACAAATTTTTCAGGTGTCTCTATAGACAAATTGAAAGGCATCGAGAACTACAGCACTTGGAAATTTATGATGCGGATGGCACTCATCCACGAGGACTTATGGGACTGCGTGAAGTCTGACACGGGTACGGCCGACAAGAAGCTGAAGGCGCTGGCGAAAATCTCGTTAGCGGTGTCGCCTGCGGCCATTCCTCACATAAGAACCGCGGAGACGGGGCACCAAGCATGGTCCAATCTGCAGAAAGCCTATGAGGACAAGGGCTTATGTCGCAGGCTCGGACTGCTTAGAACTTTATTCAAAACCAAGTTGAGTGAGAGCACGAGCATGGAAgattacctaaataaaattatggaaaTCGCAGAGCAATTGAGCGAGATAGAATCAAAACTAGATGATGACTTTGTTGCCGTAATAATGCTGAGTGGGTTGACTCCAGATTACGACCCGCTTATCATGGCCATGGAAAATAGCAACCTGAAGCTAACCAGTGAAATTGTTAAAGGGAAGCTGCTACAGGAATATTTTCGGAGAGATGAGTCGTCGTCTGAAGGTGCCACAGCCttggttgctaggaaacaACCGAAGTGTTTCAGGTGCAGAAAAGTGGGGCACTTCATTAAGGATTGTCCGAAGTCTGCGAATAAGAATTCAAAGTCGGACTCAACCAAAGCTCTACTTGCTCTGTCAGCGAGCACCAAGAGCAATCAGTGGCAGTGGTACATTGATAGTGGTGCTACGGGGCACATGTGCGGCAACAAAAGTGCAATGTATGACTTAATAAGTGAAAAGtcgataaaaatacatttggcTGATGGAAACATGTTGCATACAGCTGGAAGAGGCTCAGTTAAAGTTTTATTGAAGGACAATAATGTAAAGACAATAAGTAATGTGTATTATGTCCCAAACTTAACGGTCAACTTGTTATCAGTAAGCGCTATGGTGCAGAAAGGATTTGAGGTTGTGTTTAGTTCTGGCATGTGTAAAATAAGTGACAATGGGGTTGTTGTTGCTACTGGCACTCTTTGTAATGGTGCATATCAGCTGGATACTAAACCTAATCCTTTGAAATGCAATTTTGTGGATAAAGGTACCTCTAGTGTTACAGGTTTGGAGGAGGAGTGTGCACAGCCGGCCTCGACAGAGTTAAGTGTCAGTCATAATCAGTCAACGGCAGCTAGTTCTGTGCCGGAGGAAAGTATGACTGTCATGGCTGCAGTGAAGGGTGGACCTGAAGCTGCTGCTGGTATGCAAGGGGTATGGCATCGTCGCTTGGCACATCTCAACCATCGGAGTATGGATCTACTTAAGAAAGGTATGGCTTCGGGCATTTCATATCAAAGTAGAAAGATTGAACCTTGTATAGCATGCATAGAGGGGAAGCAAACAAGGTTGTCATTTCCCAAAAAGTCTTTCAGTAGGGCTACAGGCATCTTGGAGCTGGTTCATACTGACCTATGTGGACCGATGCCCTGTACATCATTTAGTGGGTCAAGGTATTTCATTACCTTTATAGATGACTACACTAGGAAGACTTTTGTGTATTTTCTCAACAGAAAGGATGAAGCATTTGAGAAATTTAAAACTTGGAAAGCTCTTGTTGAGAATCAAACCAACAAAAAGGTGAAAGTCATTCGCAGCGACAATGGTGGTGAATATATGTGTTCTCAGTTTCAGAAGTACCTGAAGGAGCATGGGATAGTACATCAGACTACGGTGCCCTACTCGCCCCAACAGAACGGAGTTGCTGAAAGGGCGAATAGGAGCATAATGGAGAAGACACGCTGTATGCTGCAGGAAGCTGGCCTGGAGCAGAAATACTGGGCAGAGGCGGTGAATACAGCGGTGTATCTGAAAAACCGATCACCCACCATGAGCGTTAAAGGATACACGCCTGAAGAAAAATGGACTGGAAAAAGGGTAAGCGTTTCATACTTACGCATATTCGGCTGTGTGGCCTATGCACAGAAACACTTGAAGAAGAAACTGGATCCCAAGGCGAAGCGCTACATATTTGTAGGCTATTGTGAAAGCACAAAGGGGTACAGGTTGATAAACCCTGAGAATCCAGGGGAATTAATAAAGGCGCGAGATGTCACATTTATTGAATCTCAATATTATAAAGAAATTGTGTCACATGATGATAACCGTGATGTAGTATTGCCTCTTAGTACTAGTGTGAATACTCAACCTTCTACAGAATCATATACTGATACTGCTGAGGAAATAATCCCTGTGGAGGAACATTCTGATGACACAATAAGGCAGAATGCACAGAGATACAGCACAATAACAGTAAATGATTCTGACAGCGAGGGAGAGGAACGTGACACGGATGATCCCTTGGATAAAACTTACATTCCAGACGAAACAAGCAGTGAAGACAGTTTAACGGGTTACTCGGACTGCGATGACGACTCCTTGCTGGCGCACCTTGCGAGCAGAACGCACAGCAGCAGCGCTGATGAGCCACAGACAGTACAGGAAGCGATGTGCGGTCCTGATCGCGACTCATGGCTGCTGGCCATGCAAGATGAGTATAATTCGTTCCTTGTCAATGAATGCTGGACCCTCACAGATAAGGTTGATACACAGAAACCGATTAAATGCAAATGGGTGTTTAAGAAGAAGCGTGGTCTAAATGGTGagctattaaaatataaagcgAGACTTGTAGCAAAAGGATTTACACAGAAAAGTGGCATAGACTATAAGGAAACTTTTGCTCCTGTCGTGCGCTATTCGAGTATTCGTGCGCTCCTAGCTCTAGCCGCCGAATATGACCTTGATATAGATCATTTGGATGTGAAGACCGCATTCCTCAACGGCGATCTCCAGGAGACGGTGTACATGGAGCAGCCAGAAGGTTTTGTGATGAAGGGTCAGGAAGGTAAAGTCTATAAACTCAATAAGGCTATATATGGCTTAAAGCAAGCAGCAAAAGCTTGGTAcgacaaaattaataatgtattgtGTAAGAAATTAGGATTCTCGAAGTCTTCATCAGAACCATGTGTTTATCATAAGTCAGGTAAACATGGATTAACAATACTAGCTCTTTATGTGgatgatattttattgtttacaaaAAGAAATTCCAAGGAAAAGGATCTcattaaacaaaaattaaatatggaGTTTGAAATAACCGATTTAGGGCCAGCGAGCCACATATTAGGTATGAGACTTTGTAAACATGATGACAGGATCACTCTTGAtcaaagtaagtatattgagAGTGTGTTACAAAAGTTTAAAATGGAGGATTGTAAAGCTTCTGCCACACCTATGGAGACAGGTGTGAAGCTTACAAAAGCTTTGAATTCTGGTGATATTTCAAAGTTTGATTATAGAGGCTTGATTGGATCGCTGATGTATATTGCAGTTGGAACTAGACCGGACATTGCACATGCGGTAAGCTATCTGAGTCAGTTCAATGACTGCTATGATGAATCACATTGGAAGGCGGCTAAAAGAGTTATTCGCTATCTTAAAGGTAACAaagatttatgtttaaattttgttaagGGTGGCATATCGATAACTGCTTATGCTGATGCTGATTGGGGTCGAAATGAGTCTGACAGGCGATCTTACACAGGCTACGTGTTTAAACTGGGCGAGTCAATAGTTTCATGGGAAAGCAGGAAACAGCGTACAGTTGCATTGTCCAGTACGGAGGCTGAGTATATGGCGATCTCTGACGCATGTAAAGAGGCCTTGTTTCTCCGACAATTTTTGCATGGGATATTAGGTAAGacattaaaagttaaaatgtataatgACAACCAATCCGCGCAAAAATTGTGCAAAAACGCAATGTTACATGCCAGAACTAAGCACATAGATATTCGACATCATTTCATAAGGGAACATGTATTAAATGGTATTATTGATGTTCAATATTTATGCACTTCAGATATGATAGCTGATGTTTTCACTAAACCCTTGTGTAAAGAAACtcattataagtttgtaaaacagttgatgttattataatgattGTGTTAATGATAAACTGTAAATTTGTTGTTACCTATCGTGTTTGGTTTAAGGGCCAGTGTTGGAATTAGAATAATGTTATATAAACCTAACACTCTTTAGTATTTGTCAATGGAATTGTCAACACTGAAAAAATGTATATCTATCTCTCTTGCTCCATGTGTATCTTTGTGCGTTGTGCGATCTATCTAATAAATAGTAATCTCAAGTAATACGCCCGTATTTTCAATCAACTGCCTGTATTTCATCAGAGGCTGCGTCATTTGAGtaagcgcgatgcaaaacttttgtcacgtctaaATTGCGCCCCAggatatattatattctggGGGTTAACCTAGCTGAAGGAAATACGAAGTTTAGGAGAAATGTCATGCTATCGATAGTTTTAATGAAACTAGACAGAGTTGGAGTTAGCCCAGCAGCGATCTGAAACTATGTGTCTAACAAGAGTGTCACTAACAAGAGTAGCCCCTGGGACTTTGATGGTATTATAAGTTGTAGCGTCCTTTAGAATCATCTGGGATATCAGGCCCAGTGGAAGAACAAGTACTTTTTCAGTAAAATTTTGCAGACAACTATATCTAGCTAAGCGCTGTCTTTTGCATGTCCGGATTCTTTACTGTTATGTGATTAAGACATTTTTGTCATTTATTTGATCAAAGACGAATAAATCCAGTTCTTGACCCCAGTAAGtaccaaaaataataatttcacgtcatattatgtatacctactttctttcattttattttctccCCATTTATGTTACTTCCTCATTGCTCTCACAATAATTTCAATTGCTTTGTCAGTGCCCATTGATCATAGAATCGATATTAGCAACCCGTTTCTATTAACACACGCTGGTCGTAAAATCATTTTCGATTGGTCAATTAATATTCGCACTAACAAGTGCCCTCAGGGGCCTATCTTCTGCCATATCGTTGTAAcgtttcaaattatttatggtAGCTTTCTAGTTATAATAACGTATGATGTTTTCCCAGAATTCAATATTCGAGCGGTTATCTCGTTCGATGAAAGCTCGGTTGGATTCTTAAAACGTTTGGAGTTTTGGACGCTTTAAAGTCTGCAAATTTTGTCCTTTTTTGTAGATAGTTCAAAGTGTATGAAACAAGGAGTAGATTTTATCAgatttaagcttgtagaggaGGTTTTTCCAATCATAACTCGACCTTTATTGAGACTTCTACCGATGATGCATAAACAACTGGATTGAACaaaaatttaaactaaaacaCATTTTGAACCCTAAGGGCCTTACCCCCAAAAAATAGACAGTGTTTAACAGAAGTTGTGTAgggctgtcaaacgcctacaaaatcaaatttagttttaaacacttgttaaacattgtttaaagttttttgtggtatcACAGTAAAACCCCAACCGGgtaaaaaaatcgcttttagtgataagaccgccttttttgtacctatgtgtttgtatttaaGCTTGGTATAAtctattcttgtgtacaaataaagaatattctatctatctatctaaagcACTCTATGTTTTCAACATTAAACTAGAATGGAAAGTCTTCAGCCCTCTCATACGTCAAGCCTTACGAAAGGATGCCCTCGTTTAGGAGAACATGTAAAGGACTTAATCCGATACTCGCTACAAAGGCTCTTATCTTAGAGATCCTATTATTTCTCCTTAGAAGCCTTTGTGAACCTGGTGAATTTGAGATTATTGATGCCTtggaaataaaagtaaatttttactattaagGGTCTATCTTTAAATgaaagtgttattttattaaaataatttctcACGTACTCATAGGTTATATTTCATAATCACATTACCGGAGTTATTTAAACCTCC from Plutella xylostella chromosome 28, ilPluXylo3.1, whole genome shotgun sequence carries:
- the LOC125490908 gene encoding uncharacterized protein LOC125490908 is translated as MTSSSTNFSGVSIDKLKGIENYSTWKFMMRMALIHEDLWDCVKSDTGTADKKLKALAKISLAVSPAAIPHIRTAETGHQAWSNLQKAYEDKGLCRRLGLLRTLFKTKLSESTSMEDYLNKIMEIAEQLSEIESKLDDDFVAVIMLSGLTPDYDPLIMAMENSNLKLTSEIVKGKLLQEYFRRDESSSEGATALVARKQPKCFRCRKVGHFIKDCPKSANKNSKSDSTKALLALSASTKSNQWQWYIDSGATGHMCGNKSAMYDLISEKSIKIHLADGNMLHTAGRGSVKVLLKDNNVKTISNVYYVPNLTVNLLSVSAMVQKGFEVVFSSGMCKISDNGVVVATGTLCNGAYQLDTER